Proteins from a single region of Deltaproteobacteria bacterium:
- a CDS encoding glycosyltransferase family 4 protein, giving the protein MADARRSASRATGSIAYLLTGFPRLSETFIASEIHWLERQGLRLRLFVLKLDDRRAPHPVVARIAARPDYLPVTASFTHTPFLRWLVRSLPAFLPGILRLAWWRPRGLVRAIAATIAQARRARRDGSWPPRVVKEFLQATALADRLRRTPDVRHLHAHFCHGTATVAWLASMISRIPFSFTAHARDLYQPSLNPGGLLRRKIAAARFAVTCTEANRRYLAAIAAGVPVHCVYHGLNADLARLLAAAPGAPTARDQSIRALGVGRLVPKKGFDVLVEACALVRAQGVAVKATIVGDQGAHEAEVRRRITARGLADAVQLAGPLGQAALLDEYLRATVFCLPCRVAEDGDRDGIPNVLIEAMACGLPVVTTAVSGIPELVVDGVNGLLVPPEDPAALAEAMVRLHRDPDLARRLGGAAEAAVRQRFDGERLAAHLALLFRPAVAA; this is encoded by the coding sequence ATGGCTGACGCCCGCCGTAGCGCGAGCCGCGCGACCGGCTCGATCGCGTACCTGCTCACCGGCTTCCCCCGCCTGTCGGAGACCTTCATCGCGAGCGAGATCCACTGGCTCGAGCGGCAGGGCCTCCGCCTGCGGCTCTTCGTCCTCAAGCTCGACGATCGGCGCGCGCCTCATCCGGTCGTCGCGCGCATCGCCGCCCGCCCCGACTATCTTCCGGTCACGGCCTCCTTCACGCACACCCCGTTCCTCCGCTGGCTCGTGCGCTCGCTGCCGGCGTTCCTACCGGGGATTCTCCGCCTCGCCTGGTGGCGGCCGCGGGGCCTCGTCCGCGCGATCGCCGCCACCATCGCCCAGGCCCGGCGCGCGCGACGCGACGGCTCGTGGCCGCCGCGGGTCGTGAAGGAGTTCCTCCAAGCCACCGCGCTCGCCGACCGCCTGCGCCGGACGCCCGACGTCCGCCACCTGCACGCCCACTTCTGCCACGGGACCGCGACGGTCGCCTGGCTGGCCTCCATGATCAGCCGCATCCCCTTCTCCTTCACGGCCCACGCGCGCGACCTCTACCAGCCGTCGCTCAACCCCGGCGGCCTTCTTCGCCGGAAAATTGCGGCGGCACGCTTCGCGGTGACCTGCACCGAGGCGAACCGCCGGTACCTGGCAGCGATCGCCGCCGGGGTCCCCGTTCACTGCGTGTACCATGGGCTGAACGCCGACCTGGCGCGGCTGCTCGCGGCGGCACCCGGCGCTCCGACCGCGAGGGATCAGTCGATCCGGGCGCTCGGCGTCGGCCGACTCGTGCCGAAGAAGGGCTTCGACGTCCTCGTCGAGGCGTGCGCGCTGGTCCGCGCACAGGGCGTCGCCGTCAAGGCGACGATCGTGGGCGACCAGGGCGCGCACGAGGCGGAGGTCCGGCGGCGGATCACCGCGCGCGGCCTCGCCGACGCCGTGCAGCTGGCAGGCCCGCTCGGGCAGGCGGCACTGCTCGACGAATACCTCCGCGCCACGGTCTTCTGCCTGCCCTGCCGGGTGGCCGAGGACGGCGACCGCGACGGCATCCCGAACGTGCTCATCGAGGCGATGGCGTGCGGCCTGCCGGTGGTCACGACCGCGGTCTCCGGAATCCCCGAGCTGGTCGTGGACGGCGTCAACGGCCTCCTCGTTCCGCCCGAGGATCCCGCCGCACTCGCCGAGGCCATGGTGCGCCTGCATCGCGATCCCGACCTCGCGCGCCGTCTCGGAGGCGCGGCGGAGGCCGCCGTCCGCCAACGCTTCGACGGCGAGCGGCTGGCGGCGCACCTCGCCCTGCTGTTCCGGCCGGCGGTGGCGGCATGA
- a CDS encoding glycosyltransferase produces MVDESTEITNSMAPVPAVEMAVQPSPVIGPKILLYSHDTFGLGNIHRTLLVAEALTGALPGAAVLIVTGSPVIHALRIPDGMDYVKLPCLDRVAAERYQPMFLSSWSDDVKRMRRDILRKAALGFDPDLVIVDKRATGVDGELLGTLAALRRLRRPPRIVLGLRDILDEPARTRRVLAKSHAFATIERYYDEVWVYGTPAVFDTVREYGFPEAVARKTVFCGYLRTGTEGCPSNGGPPRVLVTTGGGGDGSDVVEAYLEGLLGLPRRFALRTTIVFGPQMPEHRRARILERFGVMPDVDFFDFEPDLGRRYAEADVVVSMAGYSTVCELLSSGRRAVLVPRAEPVREQLIRARRFADLGYFDLIEPGELTPERLISTVLSALHRDPAPVAPVDLGGLVRVVTRARALFDGGA; encoded by the coding sequence ATGGTCGACGAAAGCACAGAGATCACGAACAGCATGGCGCCGGTCCCCGCCGTCGAGATGGCAGTGCAGCCGTCCCCGGTGATCGGTCCCAAAATTCTTCTCTACTCGCACGACACCTTCGGCCTCGGGAACATCCACCGCACGCTGCTCGTTGCGGAAGCGCTCACCGGGGCGCTGCCGGGTGCCGCCGTCCTCATCGTCACGGGCTCCCCGGTCATCCACGCGCTGCGCATCCCGGACGGGATGGATTACGTGAAGCTCCCGTGCCTCGACCGCGTCGCCGCCGAGCGCTACCAGCCTATGTTTCTGTCCTCCTGGTCAGACGACGTGAAGCGCATGCGCCGCGACATCCTGCGCAAGGCAGCGCTCGGCTTCGACCCCGACCTGGTGATCGTCGACAAACGAGCCACCGGGGTGGACGGCGAGCTGCTCGGGACCCTGGCCGCGCTGCGCCGGCTGCGCCGGCCGCCGCGCATCGTGCTCGGGCTGCGCGACATCCTGGACGAGCCGGCGCGGACCCGCCGCGTGCTGGCGAAGTCGCACGCGTTCGCGACCATCGAGCGCTACTACGACGAGGTGTGGGTCTACGGGACGCCCGCGGTCTTCGACACCGTGCGCGAGTACGGGTTCCCCGAGGCCGTCGCCCGCAAGACGGTGTTCTGCGGCTACCTGCGAACGGGGACCGAGGGGTGCCCGTCCAACGGCGGACCGCCACGGGTGCTGGTGACGACGGGCGGGGGCGGGGACGGCAGCGACGTCGTGGAGGCCTACCTCGAGGGACTGCTCGGGCTTCCCCGCCGCTTCGCGCTCCGCACGACGATCGTCTTCGGCCCGCAGATGCCCGAGCACCGCCGCGCCCGGATCCTCGAGCGGTTCGGCGTCATGCCGGACGTCGACTTCTTCGATTTCGAACCCGACCTCGGCCGCCGCTACGCCGAGGCCGACGTCGTGGTCTCGATGGCCGGATACAGCACCGTGTGCGAGCTCCTCTCGTCCGGGCGCCGCGCCGTCCTCGTCCCCCGCGCCGAGCCGGTGCGCGAGCAGCTCATCCGCGCCAGGCGCTTCGCCGATCTCGGGTACTTCGACCTCATCGAGCCGGGAGAGCTCACACCCGAGCGGCTGATCTCCACAGTGCTGTCCGCCCTTCACCGGGATCCGGCGCCCGTCGCGCCGGTCGACCTCGGGGGGCTCGTGCGCGTGGTGACGCGCGCGCGGGCGCTGTTTGATGGAGGGGCATGA
- a CDS encoding glycosyltransferase family 4 protein, with product MMPGGIAVVTSGFPRRSETFLLNELLALDARGTLAAVFATKAGDGGPLHPGCARLLGRVELLPAGSASTQAARLAERLRGREVTGIHGYFAHRPAAVAAHAARRLGVPYGFSVHARDARKVTPAALAARARRAACVIACNRDIAAELARAGAPSRVLPHGVDTHRFRPRPEPRGVPLCLLAVGRLVEKKGFETLIEAVARLTIPFRLRIVGEGPRQARLARAVAAARLGERVTLAGPGTHADLPAEYARAHVVVLPSVADRNGDRDGLPNVVLEALASARAVVASDVGAVATAVLPGRTGVLVPPGDAEALARALELLARRPDWRKRLGREGRAYIERRFELGRCTERLGRVLERAYG from the coding sequence ATGATGCCCGGCGGCATCGCCGTGGTCACCAGCGGCTTTCCGCGCCGGTCGGAGACCTTTCTCCTGAACGAGCTGCTCGCCCTCGACGCGCGCGGCACCCTCGCCGCCGTGTTCGCGACCAAGGCAGGTGACGGCGGGCCGCTCCACCCCGGCTGCGCGCGCCTCCTCGGCCGAGTCGAGCTGCTCCCCGCGGGGAGCGCGAGCACGCAGGCGGCGCGTCTCGCCGAGCGCCTTCGCGGACGGGAGGTAACAGGCATCCACGGCTACTTCGCGCACCGCCCCGCCGCGGTCGCGGCGCACGCCGCGCGGCGGCTCGGCGTGCCGTACGGCTTCAGCGTCCATGCACGTGATGCCCGGAAAGTCACGCCGGCGGCACTCGCCGCGCGCGCCCGGCGGGCGGCCTGTGTCATCGCCTGCAACCGCGACATCGCCGCCGAGCTGGCGCGGGCAGGGGCGCCGTCTCGCGTCCTCCCGCACGGGGTGGACACGCATCGCTTCCGCCCCAGGCCGGAGCCGCGCGGGGTCCCGCTCTGCCTCCTCGCGGTGGGCCGGCTGGTCGAGAAAAAGGGCTTCGAGACGCTCATCGAGGCGGTCGCGCGCCTCACGATCCCGTTCCGGCTGCGGATCGTCGGCGAAGGGCCCCGGCAGGCGCGGCTCGCCCGGGCGGTTGCTGCCGCGCGCCTCGGCGAGCGCGTCACGCTCGCGGGCCCGGGCACGCACGCCGATCTCCCGGCCGAGTACGCACGCGCGCACGTCGTCGTGCTGCCGTCGGTCGCCGACCGCAACGGCGACCGCGACGGGCTGCCCAACGTCGTGCTCGAGGCGCTGGCCAGCGCCCGCGCCGTGGTGGCGAGCGACGTCGGCGCCGTGGCGACCGCCGTCCTGCCCGGCCGGACCGGCGTCCTCGTTCCGCCCGGCGATGCCGAGGCGCTCGCCCGCGCGCTCGAGCTGCTCGCCCGCCGGCCGGACTGGCGGAAGCGGCTCGGGCGGGAGGGGCGGGCGTACATCGAGCGACGTTTCGAGCTCGGGCGCTGCACCGAGCGGCTCGGCAGGGTGCTCGAGCGGGCCTATGGCTGA